In Hermetia illucens chromosome 5, iHerIll2.2.curated.20191125, whole genome shotgun sequence, a single window of DNA contains:
- the LOC119656566 gene encoding 60S ribosomal protein L35 — translation MVKVKCSDLRTKDKKELTKQLDDLKMELLNLRVAKVTGGAPSKLSKIRVVRKAIARVYIVMHQQQKMNLRKLYRDKKYKPLDLRKKKTRAMRKALSPRDANRKTLKEIRKRSIYPPRKFAVKA, via the exons ATG GTTAAAGTCAAGTGCTCAGATTTGCGGACGAAGGACAAGAAGGAGCTGACCAAGCAGCTCGATGACCTCAAAATGGAACTTTTGAACCTTCGGGTTGCAAAAGTGACCGGAGGCGCACCGTCGAAGCTATCAAAAAT CCGCGTCGTGCGTAAGGCTATCGCCCGTGTGTACATTGTCATGCACCAACAGCAGAAGATGAATTTGCGCAAGTTGTACAGGGACAAGAAGTACAAACCACTTGacttgagaaaaaagaagacccGCGCCATGCGTAAGGCTCTGTCGCCGAGGGACGCCAACCGCAAGACCCTCAAGGAGATTCGCAAGAGGTCGATATATCCACCACGCAAATTCGCTGTCAAGGCATAA